A stretch of the Osmerus mordax isolate fOsmMor3 chromosome 12, fOsmMor3.pri, whole genome shotgun sequence genome encodes the following:
- the LOC136954432 gene encoding uncharacterized protein produces MDLNTHSVSAPAPRPPAPRTHSVSAPGPPAPTQSQPLPPGPPAPTQSQPLPPGPPAPTQSQPLPPGPPHPLSLSPRPPAPRTHSVSAPAPRPPAPTQSPPPGPPHPLSPRPPAPRTHSVSAPAPRPPAPTQSPPPGPPHPLSLSPRPPAPTQSPPPGPPHPLSLSPCPPAPPHPLSLSPRPPAPRTHSVPAPRPPAPTQSQPLPPGPPHPLSLSPPAPRPPRTHSVPAPRPPAPTQSQPPGPPAPPHPLSPRPPAPRTHSVPAPQPPPGPDASSTHRSQRVAKQQATLRNQSQAGYTVDSSPSVDKDPLSLTLGLSSSQTLRASWRQGQSPPAESWGAVVPSQSRRARQWGGRGSHGGADLPPVGSGASSPRPGRMFTAALIHEPPASLPPRHAPRITPPRHAPPASRPPRITRPLHHAPPRHAPPRHAPRVTPPASRAPCITPPASRPPHHAPRVTPPASRPPRHAERLVPDLVTREVWR; encoded by the exons CACCCACTCAGtctctgcccccgccccccggccccccgccccccgcaccCACTCAGTCtcagcccccggcccccccgcaCCCACTCAGtctcagcccctgccccccggcccccccgcaCCCACTCAGtctcagcccctgccccccggcccccccgcaCCCACTCAGtctcagcccctgccccccggccccccgcacCCACTCAGTCtcagcccccgccccccggccccccgcacCCACTCAGTCtcagcccccgccccccggccccccgcacCCACTCAGTccccgccccccggccccccgcacCCACTCAGTccccgccccccggccccccgcacCCACTCAGTCtcagcccccgccccccggccccccgcacCCACTCAGTcccctccccccggccccccgcacCCACTCAGTCtcagcccccggccccccgcacCCACTCAGTccccgccccccggccccccgcacCCACTCAGtctcagcccctgccccccggcccccccgcaCCCACTCAGTCtcagcccccgccccccggccccccgcacCCACTCAGTccccgccccccggccccccgcacCCACTCAGtctcagcccctgccccccggccccccgcacCCACTCAGTCtcagccccccggccccccggcccccccgcaCCCACTCAGTccccgccccccggccccccgcacCCACTCAGTCtcagccccccggccccccggcccccccgcaCCCACTCAGTccccgccccccggccccccgcacCCACTCAGtccccgccccccagccccctcccggCCCAGACGCCTCTTCAACTCATCGCTCACAACGCGTCGCCAAGCAACAAGCCACCCTGAG AAACCAGAGCCAGGCGGGCTACACAGTGGACTCCAGCCCCTCGGTTGATAAAGACCCCCTT AGCTTAACTCTGGGTTTGTCCAGCTCTCAGACGCTCCGGGCGTCATGGCGACAGGGTCAAAGCCCCCCTGCGGAGTCGTGGGGGGCTGTCGTCCCGTCTCAAAGCCGCCGGGCGCGGCAGTGGGGCGGACGAGGTTCACACGGAGGGGCTGATCTCCCGCCTGTGGGGTCTGGGGCCTCATCTCCTCGCCCCGGCCGCATGTTTACCGCAGCGCTAATCCACGAGCCCCCTGCATCACTCCCCCCGCGTCACGCCCCCCGCATCACACCCCCGCGTCACGCCCCCCCTGCATCACGCCCCCCCCGCATCACGCGCCCCCTGCATCACGCCCCCCCGCGTCACGCCCCCCCACGTCACGCCCCCCGCGTCACGCCCCCCGCATCACGAGCCCCCTGCATCACTCCCCCCGCGTCACGCCCCCCGCATCACGCCCCCCGCGTCACGCCCCCCGCATCACGCCCCCCGCGTCACGCCGAGCGGCTAGTTCCCGACTTAGTGACTCGGGAGGTTTGGAGATAG